The proteins below are encoded in one region of Sphingobacterium sp. R2:
- a CDS encoding O-antigen ligase family protein — MGLLRYVRIPVPPSIIVDLVILFNFIVIALNHLYRNYNAKLKIPLYIFICLAWVGYCMVEVFNPASIFGNWLASIRSLALYLCLFQFLVYYIFKDKSQLRSFFIFWAILVLLAALKAIGQKFIGFDTDERIWLYTLGAHTHLIYSGIRYFSFFTDAANFGCHMGLGMVVFSILFIYEKSRSIRILYSVVAILAMYGMLISGTRSAMAIPIAGYAFYILLLKRWRLVIWGSLLFTLVFGFLSLTNIGNSNADIRRMRTAFQFKEDASFNLRKENQAKMKTFMRNYPIGLGLGSAKNASEGDLLDGLPTDTSFVFIWVETGVIGLILYVLIWISCLTICFYFVWFKLKDPMLRGFCSASAAGIAGMMLAGYGNEVLHQFPTGETIYILMAMAMLCPYLQQNEQKVAS, encoded by the coding sequence ATGGGATTATTACGTTATGTACGTATTCCTGTACCACCCAGTATTATCGTAGATTTGGTGATTTTATTTAATTTTATAGTAATCGCATTAAATCATCTTTATCGAAATTATAATGCTAAGTTGAAAATACCGCTCTATATCTTTATTTGTCTAGCTTGGGTAGGATATTGCATGGTTGAAGTATTTAATCCAGCGAGTATATTTGGTAATTGGCTGGCTTCGATCCGTAGCCTAGCGCTCTATCTTTGTTTATTTCAATTTTTAGTATATTATATATTTAAAGATAAATCTCAGCTTAGGTCATTTTTTATTTTTTGGGCGATTTTAGTGCTTTTAGCCGCACTAAAAGCTATTGGACAAAAGTTTATCGGCTTTGATACGGATGAGAGAATTTGGCTTTACACGCTGGGGGCTCACACCCACCTAATCTATAGTGGCATCCGCTATTTTTCTTTTTTTACCGATGCCGCTAATTTTGGTTGTCACATGGGTCTCGGTATGGTTGTTTTTTCCATTTTGTTTATCTATGAGAAGAGTAGGAGTATTCGGATTCTATACAGTGTAGTTGCTATCCTAGCGATGTATGGCATGTTGATATCGGGGACCCGATCTGCCATGGCCATACCAATTGCTGGCTATGCATTTTATATTCTGTTATTAAAACGGTGGCGTCTGGTCATTTGGGGATCTCTATTATTTACATTAGTCTTTGGCTTCCTATCTTTAACCAATATTGGAAACAGTAATGCTGATATACGAAGGATGAGAACAGCTTTTCAATTTAAAGAGGATGCATCTTTCAATTTGCGGAAGGAGAACCAGGCTAAAATGAAAACATTTATGCGTAATTATCCAATCGGTCTGGGTTTGGGGTCTGCCAAGAATGCTAGTGAGGGGGACCTTTTGGATGGGCTGCCAACAGATACTTCTTTTGTCTTTATTTGGGTAGAAACTGGAGTGATAGGATTGATCCTCTATGTGTTGATTTGGATTTCATGTCTAACGATTTGCTTTTATTTTGTTTGGTTTAAACTGAAGGATCCAATGCTCCGCGGGTTTTGTAGTGCGTCAGCAGCTGGAATTGCAGGCATGATGTTAGCGGGGTATGGAAACGAAGTTTTGCATCAATTCCCAACTGGGGAGACTATATATATATTGATGGCTATGGCAATGTTATGCCCATATTTGCAGCAGAATGAACAAAAAGTCGCATCCTAG
- a CDS encoding TolC family protein — MKKIFPIFLFLITFGLLSHGQNVLQTAGSLDYTKLLLPSLEELFENAKRSPSVEMFESKMMEQDNLLKSEKRSWLKYFKVGGSWQYGNIGVNSMFTDQNTPLFYQYSGAKQNALFVSSTVSVPFDDVFDRSNRVKRQKMQRRSTELEMEKWFDEQKVRIIDSYVKLTNAMSILKKKTENLTLTEAQLKTVEADFANGHAGISDLNAAKKMEVEAYEAYKLTESTITAELLHLEILSRTKIISK; from the coding sequence ATGAAGAAAATTTTCCCAATATTTTTATTCTTAATCACTTTTGGTTTGCTCAGCCATGGGCAAAATGTTCTACAGACAGCCGGAAGTTTGGATTACACTAAACTTTTACTTCCCTCACTGGAGGAGCTTTTTGAAAATGCTAAACGGAGTCCAAGTGTAGAAATGTTCGAATCTAAGATGATGGAGCAAGATAATCTATTAAAATCTGAGAAAAGAAGCTGGTTAAAATACTTTAAGGTGGGTGGTTCATGGCAGTATGGAAATATAGGTGTTAATTCCATGTTTACAGATCAAAATACGCCTTTGTTTTATCAGTATTCTGGAGCTAAGCAGAATGCTCTGTTTGTAAGTAGTACTGTTTCAGTACCTTTTGATGACGTTTTTGATCGTTCAAATCGTGTCAAGCGGCAAAAGATGCAGCGTCGTTCTACAGAATTGGAAATGGAAAAATGGTTTGACGAACAGAAGGTTCGCATTATTGATTCTTATGTTAAATTGACCAATGCAATGTCGATATTAAAAAAGAAGACAGAAAATTTAACATTAACGGAAGCACAGCTGAAAACTGTGGAGGCTGATTTTGCTAATGGGCATGCAGGAATTTCGGATTTAAACGCAGCAAAAAAAATGGAAGTGGAGGCATATGAGGCTTATAAGTTGACTGAAAGCACGATAACCGCTGAACTTTTGCATTTGGAGATTTTAAGTAGAACAAAAATTATCAGCAAGTAA
- a CDS encoding glycosyltransferase family 2 protein, translated as MNKKSHPRISFITVNYNGVNDTLNLLQTIFDNVSSFCFEVIVIDNASDSNEFELILQRYPFVKGKCLSKNLGFAGGNNIGLELACGDYLYLINNDTLLPRNADLQIQAMISFCESNPNVGGLSPKIMYHNPSNLIQFAGSTPLTPITIRNKQIGYKEIDYGQYDKIAQIPYFHGAAMFIPQRVIEYVGGMPTCYFLYYEELDWSTSITKYFPLYYFPSAQIFHLESASTGIDSPLKTYYITRNRIIFAFRQRKYILRVIALSYLILIAFPMHLFLLLFKLKFKQSGAMIKGVLSACGWIVAGHR; from the coding sequence ATGAACAAAAAGTCGCATCCTAGAATTTCCTTTATTACTGTTAATTATAATGGTGTAAACGATACATTGAATCTGTTGCAAACGATCTTTGATAACGTCAGCAGCTTTTGTTTTGAAGTAATCGTCATTGATAATGCTTCAGATAGCAATGAATTTGAGTTAATCTTGCAGCGGTATCCATTTGTAAAGGGTAAGTGTTTGTCTAAAAATCTCGGATTTGCGGGAGGAAATAATATTGGGCTTGAACTTGCGTGTGGTGATTATTTATATTTGATTAATAATGATACATTGTTACCTAGAAATGCCGACTTACAAATTCAAGCCATGATTTCATTTTGTGAATCAAACCCGAATGTTGGGGGGCTATCGCCTAAAATTATGTATCACAATCCTAGTAATTTGATACAGTTTGCAGGAAGTACGCCATTGACACCTATCACTATCAGAAACAAACAAATTGGATACAAGGAAATAGATTATGGTCAATATGATAAAATTGCTCAAATTCCTTATTTTCATGGTGCCGCAATGTTTATTCCTCAGCGTGTGATCGAATATGTTGGCGGCATGCCTACGTGCTACTTTTTGTATTATGAAGAGCTTGATTGGTCCACCAGTATAACCAAATATTTTCCATTGTATTATTTCCCTAGTGCTCAGATTTTTCACTTGGAAAGTGCTTCCACTGGAATCGATAGTCCACTTAAAACCTATTATATTACGCGAAATAGAATAATATTTGCCTTTAGGCAAAGAAAATATATTTTGCGGGTGATAGCACTGAGTTATTTGATTTTAATTGCTTTTCCAATGCATTTGTTTTTACTTTTGTTTAAATTGAAGTTTAAACAATCTGGTGCGATGATTAAAGGAGTTTTGTCTGCCTGTGGCTGGATTGTTGCGGGACATCGTTAA
- a CDS encoding GumC family protein, producing the protein MGIVIYIIKSLYRFKWWLIVLPLLVMGIVIYFTRNMNRQYESDMTIYTGIISANGTELSQDGKQDWNILKNSLLNVINTIGSKETMRVVSLKLFARTMINGDPERDNVYVSSAHFRQLLDITPSAVKKLIDKTSEERTVENLKRYEKMDAKNFVYGLFNWNHPYFSYGALSKIDIKQIDNSDILHVYYENNDAGITYQTLNILSEVFADEYKTLQYSNTNNVIKYFEAELARIGKDLFMKEDSLTKFNVQNRVIHYDKQTEAVTILDKDYEIRKQDALSARNRAQVSIAQLESGIDANIKSIKNNAQFLAKMNDISDLNYSISQIESYRPDSLKTTVTNSASTLEGLKSKLRNQERDFRNFIQEYSSQKYTKNGYPNANYVAQWVDELLKLDQAQADIKVVDDFKIELDKMYSHYSPIGSLLKRQERGINFTEQSYLSVLGGLNAARLRLKSLEMSAATLKVINPATYPLNSKPTKRKMLVMGTYFATLVFLLGCILVLELLDRTLRDKQRTDRVTKGNVIGAFPYKKMGRYSEQIKKMASKSLANQLFGYFKRGNAVNFINVLKLDEAIDSGNVMRYIKEEWETIGLKVGVLEEAKDFNAKSREFLIENTLLERIKQGGNDFTLVGHTSSFNIPVPPFYLAQAAVNLLLLDAESAWKEEDDELFKELDLRSGTVPVLICLVNADRFATETFTGMLPPYSFLRKLEYRFSQLGITASKA; encoded by the coding sequence ATGGGTATAGTAATTTACATTATAAAATCCTTGTATAGGTTTAAATGGTGGCTGATCGTATTGCCATTGCTGGTCATGGGAATTGTTATCTATTTCACGAGGAATATGAATAGACAATATGAATCCGATATGACCATTTATACAGGTATCATTTCCGCCAACGGGACTGAGCTTAGTCAAGATGGTAAGCAAGACTGGAATATCCTTAAAAATTCATTGTTAAATGTCATTAACACCATTGGTTCAAAAGAGACTATGCGCGTTGTGTCGTTAAAGCTGTTCGCCCGAACCATGATCAATGGCGACCCTGAACGAGACAATGTTTATGTTTCAAGTGCTCATTTTCGTCAATTGTTGGATATTACACCTTCGGCAGTCAAAAAATTAATTGATAAAACGTCGGAAGAACGTACTGTCGAAAATTTAAAAAGGTACGAAAAAATGGATGCCAAAAACTTTGTTTATGGCTTATTTAATTGGAATCATCCATATTTTAGTTATGGTGCACTGAGCAAAATTGATATTAAACAGATTGACAACAGCGATATTCTTCATGTTTACTATGAGAATAATGATGCTGGGATCACCTATCAAACATTAAATATATTGAGTGAAGTTTTCGCAGATGAATATAAAACCCTTCAATATAGCAATACCAATAATGTAATAAAATATTTTGAAGCGGAATTGGCAAGAATTGGAAAGGATTTATTCATGAAAGAAGATTCTCTTACCAAATTCAATGTTCAAAATCGCGTTATCCATTATGATAAGCAGACTGAAGCTGTTACAATTTTGGACAAGGACTATGAGATCCGGAAACAAGATGCGCTATCTGCACGTAACAGAGCGCAGGTGAGTATCGCTCAATTAGAATCAGGCATTGATGCAAATATTAAAAGTATTAAAAATAATGCGCAATTTTTGGCTAAAATGAATGATATATCGGACTTAAACTATTCTATTTCTCAAATTGAGTCCTATCGTCCTGATTCATTGAAAACTACAGTCACCAATTCGGCGTCAACACTTGAGGGACTTAAATCGAAATTGAGAAATCAAGAACGGGATTTCCGTAATTTTATCCAAGAATATTCTAGTCAAAAATATACGAAAAATGGCTATCCTAACGCAAACTATGTTGCACAATGGGTAGACGAATTATTAAAATTGGATCAGGCGCAGGCGGATATTAAAGTGGTAGATGATTTTAAAATTGAATTGGATAAAATGTATTCGCATTACTCTCCAATAGGTTCATTACTTAAACGTCAAGAACGGGGTATTAATTTTACTGAACAGAGTTATCTTTCGGTTTTGGGAGGATTGAACGCTGCTCGCCTTCGGCTTAAGAGTCTGGAAATGAGCGCTGCCACATTAAAAGTAATTAATCCTGCAACCTATCCACTTAATTCCAAACCTACCAAGCGTAAGATGCTGGTTATGGGAACCTATTTTGCTACTTTGGTGTTTTTATTGGGCTGTATCCTGGTTTTGGAATTGCTCGATCGAACTTTACGTGATAAGCAAAGGACTGATCGTGTCACAAAAGGGAATGTGATAGGTGCATTTCCGTATAAAAAAATGGGGCGCTATAGTGAACAAATTAAAAAGATGGCATCAAAATCATTAGCAAATCAGTTGTTCGGCTATTTTAAACGCGGAAATGCAGTCAATTTTATCAATGTATTGAAGCTAGATGAAGCGATTGATAGTGGGAATGTGATGCGCTACATCAAAGAGGAATGGGAAACGATTGGTCTTAAAGTGGGGGTACTGGAAGAAGCCAAAGACTTTAATGCTAAATCACGAGAATTTTTGATTGAAAATACACTATTAGAACGCATCAAACAAGGGGGAAATGATTTTACGCTTGTAGGCCATACAAGTTCGTTTAATATTCCAGTACCTCCATTCTATCTTGCTCAGGCAGCAGTAAATCTATTGCTACTGGATGCAGAGTCTGCTTGGAAGGAAGAAGATGATGAACTCTTCAAGGAGCTTGATTTACGCAGTGGAACAGTACCTGTATTAATCTGTCTAGTGAATGCAGATCGATTCGCTACAGAGACATTTACGGGGATGTTGCCGCCGTACAGCTTTTTAAGAAAATTGGAATATAGATTTTCTCAATTGGGAATTACCGCATCTAAAGCTTAG